The Amphiprion ocellaris isolate individual 3 ecotype Okinawa chromosome 6, ASM2253959v1, whole genome shotgun sequence genome contains a region encoding:
- the LOC111567175 gene encoding citron Rho-interacting kinase isoform X1, which translates to MSQVEQEISLVQRKMSDLESVLQQKDIELKASETQRTILEQDLATYITECSSLKRSLEQARMEVTQEDDKALQLLHDIREQSNKLQEIKEQEYHAQLEEMRVSIRQLEEDLSAARRRSDLYEAELKESRQASEELKRKAADYQHRVQKAKEQGKAEAEDTITKLEKANVEQQTKIQDLQEKLAKALKGSAEATDLLQTMKVAKERMERDLERLQNKEDSSDSLRRRLRETEDGRKTLENQVKRLEIVERRETKLKDEIQSKAQQIQQMADKILELEENLRETQATAQRLETHLKQKEKLYEDKIKVLEAQMKADMADKEMLESSQSKYEEEVREKCSIISEQKATINAMDSKMNSLEQRLAELSEANKLAANSSIYTQKNMKAQEEMISELRQQKFYLESQAGKLEAQNAKLEEHLEKMSQQEQSNKSRVMELETRLREIGLENEEQKLEIKRQVTELTLSLQERESQISNLQAARRALESQLQQAKTELEETTAEAEEEITVLRSHRDEIQRKFDALRDSCAVITDLEEQLTALTQENAELNRQNFYLSKQLDEASDEREDRLHLSQDVDRLRREVADREMHLNNQKQNLETLKTTCTMLEEQVLELETLNDELLEKERQWDAWRATLEDEKNLAERRTREIQRLLDTEKQNRLRAEQRSSESRQAVEQAVKEHKAEILALQQALKDQKLKAESLADTLNDLEKKHAMLEMNARSLQQKLESERDLKQRLLEEQEKLQQQMDAQKTHIFRLTQGLQDALDQTDLLKTERTDLEYQLENIQLHLQAVYSHEKVKMEGTITQQTKLIDFLQAQAHGGSKKKKGLFGRRREDLLAAMAAQAQAQGQSQSQGQVSPVPPIQPVPLQYSDMKAALDKERARCSELEDALQKMRAELRSLREEALQYKDHGSSTNPAIARQQIIMSAMVKSPEHQQGPTSLAPSNSGRRKDTPTPEERRRVTFEKYSRRLKDSQRDRERERERVAHHNTAHRFTVGLNMRAAKCTVCLDTVHFGRQAATCLECHALCHPKCSPCLPATCGMSSDCSLHLSEGLCRDKGSSPGQQLKEAGGHMHLEGWMKQPRNGKRGQGWERKYVVLDGTKVSIYEIEPREDSVKPLEEFDLCLSDGEVMVHGAVGASELPNTAKSDVPYVLKLESRCHTPCWPGQSIYFMAPSFPDKQRWVAVMESVVAGGRASREKAEADAAAVSKRQMVLSPLVQKLLGNSLLKLEGDDRLDINCTLPLTDQIVLVGSEEGLYALNVIKNSLTHIPGLGSVFQIHIIKEQEKLLMIVGDERALCLVEIKRVKQSLAQSHMPSQSELAPYIFETVKGCHLFAAGRIDNGPCICAAMPNKITILRYNDNLNKYCIRKEIETLEPCSCIHLTSYSIIIGTNKFYEIEMKQFVLEEFLDKNDVSLASAVFAVSSHSFPIAIMQVASSMQKEEYLLCFHEFGVFVDTYGRRSRTEEIKWSRLPLSFAYREPYLFVTYFNSLDVIEVQGHAALGPTVLAHLDIPNPRYLGPAISSGAIYLASSYQNKLRVICCKGSLIRESGELQRTGSSRGSPSKRGPPTYTEHISKRLTSGPGSHDGLHREPSTPHRYREGRTEFRRDKSPARPLDREKSPGRVLDSRRERSPGRFGDSTRLHAGSVRTQLAPVNKVWDQSSV; encoded by the exons GAATATCATGCCCAGCTGGAGGAGATGCGAGTTTCCATTCGACAACTAGAGGAGGACTTGTCTGCTGCCCGTCGCCGTAGCGACTTATATGAGGCTGAGCTAAAAGAGTCTCGACAGGCCAGCGAGGAACTGAAGAGGAAGGCTGCAGACTACCAGCATAGGGTGCAGAAG GCAAAAGAGCAGGGCAAAGCAGAAGCAGAGGATACAATCACCAAATTGGAGAAG GCTAATGTTGAGCAGCAGACAAAAATCCAGGATCTTCAAGAGAAGCTTGCCAAG GCGTTAAAGGGCAGTGCAGAGGCTACAGACCTCCTTCAGACGATGAAAGTGGCCAAAGAGCGAATGGAACGAGACCTAGAGAGGCTTCAGAACAAGGAAGACTCCAGTGACAGCCTGCGCAGACGACTCCGTGAGACTGAG GATGGAAGGAAGACTCTTGAGAACCAGGTGAAAAGGTTGGAGATTGTGGAACGCCGGGAGACGAAACTGAAGGATGAGATCCAGAGCAAGGCCCAGCAGATTCAGCAGATGGCAGATAAGATTCTG gAGCTGGAGGAGAATCTGCGAGAGACCCAAGCTACTGCCCAGCGTTTAGAGACTCATCttaaacagaaggaaaaactCTATGAAGACAAGATAAAG GTGCTGGAGGCCCAGATGAAGGCGGACATGGCTGATAAGGAGATGTTGGAGTCCAGTCAGAGCAAATATGAAGAGGAGGTGCGGGAGAAGTGCAGCATCATCAGTGAACAGAAGGCG ACCATAAATGCTATGGACTCAAAGATGAACAGCCTGGAACAGAGACTTGCTGAGCTGTCAGAGGCCAATAAATTGGCAGCCAACAGCAGCATCTACACCCAGAAAAACAT GAAAGCCCAGGAGGAGATGATCTCAGAGCTTCGCCAGCAGAAGTTCTACCTGGAGTCTCAGGCTGGGAAGCTGGAGGCCCAGAATGCTAAACTGGAGGAGCATCTAGAGAAAATGAGTCAGCAAGAGCAAAGCAATAAGAGCCGCGTGATGGAGCTGGAAACTCGGCTCAGAGAG ATTGGGCTGGAGAATGAGGAACAAAAGCTGGAGATTAAACGTCAGGTGACAGAGCTGACTCTTTCACTGCAAGAACGTGAATCTCAGATCAGCAACCTGCAGGCAGCTCGCCGTGCTCTGGAGAGCCAACTGCAGCAGGCCAAGACTGAGCTGGAAGAGACCACTGCAGAGGCTGAGGAGGAGATCACTGTGCTCaga TCACACAGAGATGAGATACAACGTAAATTTGATGCCTTGAGAGACAGCTGTGCG GTGATCACAGACCTAGAAGAGCAGCTGACTGCACTGACTCAGGAGAATGCAGAGCTGAACCGCCAGAACTTCTACTTGTCCAAGCAGCTGGATGAGGCCTCTGATGAGAGAGAAGATCGACTGCACCTCAGCCAGGATGTGGATAGGCTTCGTCGGGAGGTGGCTGACCGTGAAATGCACCTTAACAACCAGAAACAG AACCTTGAGACACTGAAGACCACATGCACAATGCTGGAGGAACAAGTTCTGGAGCTGGAGACCCTAAATGATGAACTTTTGGAGAAGGAGAGACAGTGGGATGCCTGGAGGGCAACACTGGAGGACGAAAAGAACCTGGCAGAGAGGAGGACCAGGGAGATCCAGAGACTGCTGGACACTGAGAAACAGAACAG GCTTCGTGCAGAGCAGCGTAGCTCTGAGTCTCGCCAGGCGGTGGAACAGGCGGTTAAGGAGCACAAAGCTGAGATCCTGGCCCTGCAGCAGGCCCTAAAAGACCAGAAACTTAAAGCTGAGAGCCTTGCAGACACT TTGAATGACCTGGAGAAGAAGCATGCCATGTTGGAGATGAATGCCCGCAGTTTGCAGCAAAAACTGGAGAGTGAGAGGGACCTGAAGCAGAGACTGCTGGAAGAG CaagagaagctgcagcagcagatggatgCCCAGAAGACACATATATTCCGTCTGACCCAGGGGCTGCAGGACGCTTTGGACCAGACTGACCTTCTGAAAACTGAGAGGACTGATCTGGAATATCAGCTGGAGAACATCCAG CTCCACCTGCAGGCTGTATACTCTCATGAGAAGGTGAAAATGGAGGGGACCATCACCCAGCAGACCAAGCTCATAGATTTCCTCCAGGCCCAGGCCCATGGTGGCTCCAAGAAGAAAAAG GGTCTATTTGGACGCCGGCGTGAGGACCTGTTGGCTGCCATGGCTGCTCAGGCCCAGGCTCAGGGTCAGAGTCAGAGTCAAGGCCAGGTTTCCCCTGTGCCTCCCATCCAGCCAGTGCCTCTGCAGTACAGCGACATGAAGGCTGCTCTGGACAAGGAGCGTGCTCGTTGCTCTGAGTTGGAAGATGCTCTGCAGAAAATGAGAGCAGAGCTGCGGTCTCTGAGAGAAGAAG CTCTCCAGTATAAGGATCATGGAAGTTCTACAAATCCAGCCATAGCACGGCAGCAGATAATTATGTCTGCCATGGTGAAGTCTCCTGAACACCAGCAGGGCCCAACCAGCCTGGCACCCTCCAACTCTGGACGCAGGAAGGATACTCCAACACCTGAGG AGAGAAGGAGGGTCACTTTTGAAA AGTACAGCCGTCGTCTGAAGGAcagtcagagagacagagagagggagagagagagggtggcGCACCACAACACCGCTCACCGCTTCACAGTGGGACTCAACATGAGAGCTGCCAAGTGTACTGTGTGCCTGGATACTGTGCACTTTGGTCGCCAAGCAGCTACCTGTCTCG AATGTCACGCTTTGTGCCACCCAAAATGCTCCCCCTGCCTTCCAGCCACATGCGGCATGTCCAGTGATTGCTCTCTGCATCTGTCGGAGGGCCTGTGTCGAGACAAAGGCAGCTCTCCGGGCCAACAGCTCAAAGAGGCCGGTGGACACATGCACCTGGAGGGCTGGATGAAGCAGCCCAG GAATGGGAAACGAGGCCAGGGCTGGGAGAGAAAATATGTAGTTCTGGATGGGACTAAAGTGTCCATCTATGAAATAGAGCCCAGAGAAG ACTCAGTGAAACCACTAGAGGAGTTTGACCTGTGTCTGTCAGATGGAGAAGTGATGGTTCATGGAGCAGTAGGAGCATCTGAGCTGCCGAACACTGCCAAGTCAG ATGTCCCTTACGTCCTGAAGCTGGAGTCCCGTTGTCACACCCCCTGCTGGCCTGGCCAGTCTATTTACTTCATGGCTCCCAGTTTCCCAGACAAACAGCGCTGGGTAGCTGTGATGGAGTCTGTGGTGGCTGGAGGTCGAGCCTCACGGGAGAAGGCAGAGGCTGACGCA GCTGCTGTGTCCAAAAGACAAATGGTTCTGTCTCCTCTGGTCCAG AAGTTGCTGGGAAACTCTCTCCTGAAGCTGGAGGGAGACGATAGACTGGATATTAATTGCACTCTTCCTCTCACAGATCAG ATTGTTCTGGTGGGCTCTGAAGAGGGACTGTACGCACTCAATGTTATCAAGAACTCTCTGACTCACATCCCTGGCCTCGGGTCAGTCTTTCAGATCCACATCATTAAAGAGCAGGAGAAACTGTTGATGATTGTTG GGGATGAGAGAGCATTGTGTCTGGTGGAGATTAAGAGGGTGAAGCAGTCTCTGGCTCAGTCCCACATGCCCAGCCAGTCTGAACTGGCTCCCTACATCTTTGAGACAGTGAAAGGTTGCCATCTGTTTGCTGCTGGGAGA ATAGACAATGGGCCTTGTATATGTGCTGCAATGCCAAACAAAATAACCATTCTGCGCTACAATGACAATCTCAACAAATACTGCATTCGTAAG GAAATTGAAACTCTGGAGCCGTGCAGCTGCATCCATCTGACCAGCTACAGCATCATCATCGGCACCAACAAGTTCTATGAGATCGAAATGAAGCAGTTTGTGCTCGAGG AATTCTTGGACAAGAACGACGTGTCACTGGCCTCTGCAGTGTTTGCAGTCTCGTCTCACAGTTTCCCCATTGCAATCATGCAGGTTGCCAGCAGCATGCAGAAGGAGGAGTaccttctgtgttttcatg AGTTTGGAGTGTTTGTGGACACGTACGGGCGAAGAAGCCGCACTGAGGAAATCAAGTGGAGCCGTCTGCCTCTGTCTTTCG CCTACAGAGAGCCCTACCTGTTTGTGACCTACTTCAACTCCCTGGATGTGATTGAGGTTCAGGGACACGCTGCTCTGGG TCCTACAGTGCTGGCCCACCTAGACATTCCAAACCCTCGGTACTTGGGCCCAGCCATCTCCTCTGGGGCTATTTACTTGGCCTCCTCCTACCAGAACAAACTGCGGGTCATCTGCTGCAAGGGAAGTCTGATCAGAGAGTCCGGAGAGCTGCAGAGGACCGGCTCCAGCCGAGG TAGTCCCAGTAAGAGAGGGCCGCCCACCTACACTGAGCACATCTCCAAGCGTTTGACCTCCGGCCCCGGCAGTCATGACGGTCTGCATCGGGAGCCCAGCACCCCACATCGTTACCGGGAGGGCCGCACAGAGTTCAGAAGAGACAAGTCTCCTGCCCGGCCTCTGGACAGAGAGAAGTCACCTGGCAGGGTGCTGGACAGCCGCAGGGAGAGGTCTCCTGGGAGATTTGGGGACAGCACCCGACTCCATGCTGGGTCTGTCCGAACACAGCTCGCCCCCGTTAACAAG GTGTGGGATCAGTCGTCAGTGTGA
- the LOC111567175 gene encoding citron Rho-interacting kinase isoform X8 yields MSQVEQEISLVQRKMSDLESVLQQKDIELKASETQRTILEQDLATYITECSSLKRSLEQARMEVTQEDDKALQLLHDIREQSNKLQEIKEQEYHAQLEEMRVSIRQLEEDLSAARRRSDLYEAELKESRQASEELKRKAADYQHRVQKAKEQGKAEAEDTITKLEKANVEQQTKIQDLQEKLAKALKGSAEATDLLQTMKVAKERMERDLERLQNKEDSSDSLRRRLRETEDGRKTLENQVKRLEIVERRETKLKDEIQSKAQQIQQMADKILELEENLRETQATAQRLETHLKQKEKLYEDKIKVLEAQMKADMADKEMLESSQSKYEEEVREKCSIISEQKATINAMDSKMNSLEQRLAELSEANKLAANSSIYTQKNMKAQEEMISELRQQKFYLESQAGKLEAQNAKLEEHLEKMSQQEQSNKSRVMELETRLREIGLENEEQKLEIKRQVTELTLSLQERESQISNLQAARRALESQLQQAKTELEETTAEAEEEITVLRSHRDEIQRKFDALRDSCAVITDLEEQLTALTQENAELNRQNFYLSKQLDEASDEREDRLHLSQDVDRLRREVADREMHLNNQKQNLETLKTTCTMLEEQVLELETLNDELLEKERQWDAWRATLEDEKNLAERRTREIQRLLDTEKQNRLRAEQRSSESRQAVEQAVKEHKAEILALQQALKDQKLKAESLADTLNDLEKKHAMLEMNARSLQQKLESERDLKQRLLEEQEKLQQQMDAQKTHIFRLTQGLQDALDQTDLLKTERTDLEYQLENIQLHLQAVYSHEKVKMEGTITQQTKLIDFLQAQAHGGSKKKKGLFGRRREDLLAAMAAQAQAQGQSQSQGQVSPVPPIQPVPLQYSDMKAALDKERARCSELEDALQKMRAELRSLREEALQYKDHGSSTNPAIARQQIIMSAMVKSPEHQQGPTSLAPSNSGRRKDTPTPEEYSRRLKDSQRDRERERERVAHHNTAHRFTVGLNMRAAKCTVCLDTVHFGRQAATCLECHALCHPKCSPCLPATCGMSSDCSLHLSEGLCRDKGSSPGQQLKEAGGHMHLEGWMKQPRNGKRGQGWERKYVVLDGTKVSIYEIEPREDSVKPLEEFDLCLSDGEVMVHGAVGASELPNTAKSDVPYVLKLESRCHTPCWPGQSIYFMAPSFPDKQRWVAVMESVVAGGRASREKAEADAKLLGNSLLKLEGDDRLDINCTLPLTDQIVLVGSEEGLYALNVIKNSLTHIPGLGSVFQIHIIKEQEKLLMIVGDERALCLVEIKRVKQSLAQSHMPSQSELAPYIFETVKGCHLFAAGRIDNGPCICAAMPNKITILRYNDNLNKYCIRKEIETLEPCSCIHLTSYSIIIGTNKFYEIEMKQFVLEEFLDKNDVSLASAVFAVSSHSFPIAIMQVASSMQKEEYLLCFHEFGVFVDTYGRRSRTEEIKWSRLPLSFAYREPYLFVTYFNSLDVIEVQGHAALGPTVLAHLDIPNPRYLGPAISSGAIYLASSYQNKLRVICCKGSLIRESGELQRTGSSRGSPSKRGPPTYTEHISKRLTSGPGSHDGLHREPSTPHRYREGRTEFRRDKSPARPLDREKSPGRVLDSRRERSPGRFGDSTRLHAGSVRTQLAPVNKVWDQSSV; encoded by the exons GAATATCATGCCCAGCTGGAGGAGATGCGAGTTTCCATTCGACAACTAGAGGAGGACTTGTCTGCTGCCCGTCGCCGTAGCGACTTATATGAGGCTGAGCTAAAAGAGTCTCGACAGGCCAGCGAGGAACTGAAGAGGAAGGCTGCAGACTACCAGCATAGGGTGCAGAAG GCAAAAGAGCAGGGCAAAGCAGAAGCAGAGGATACAATCACCAAATTGGAGAAG GCTAATGTTGAGCAGCAGACAAAAATCCAGGATCTTCAAGAGAAGCTTGCCAAG GCGTTAAAGGGCAGTGCAGAGGCTACAGACCTCCTTCAGACGATGAAAGTGGCCAAAGAGCGAATGGAACGAGACCTAGAGAGGCTTCAGAACAAGGAAGACTCCAGTGACAGCCTGCGCAGACGACTCCGTGAGACTGAG GATGGAAGGAAGACTCTTGAGAACCAGGTGAAAAGGTTGGAGATTGTGGAACGCCGGGAGACGAAACTGAAGGATGAGATCCAGAGCAAGGCCCAGCAGATTCAGCAGATGGCAGATAAGATTCTG gAGCTGGAGGAGAATCTGCGAGAGACCCAAGCTACTGCCCAGCGTTTAGAGACTCATCttaaacagaaggaaaaactCTATGAAGACAAGATAAAG GTGCTGGAGGCCCAGATGAAGGCGGACATGGCTGATAAGGAGATGTTGGAGTCCAGTCAGAGCAAATATGAAGAGGAGGTGCGGGAGAAGTGCAGCATCATCAGTGAACAGAAGGCG ACCATAAATGCTATGGACTCAAAGATGAACAGCCTGGAACAGAGACTTGCTGAGCTGTCAGAGGCCAATAAATTGGCAGCCAACAGCAGCATCTACACCCAGAAAAACAT GAAAGCCCAGGAGGAGATGATCTCAGAGCTTCGCCAGCAGAAGTTCTACCTGGAGTCTCAGGCTGGGAAGCTGGAGGCCCAGAATGCTAAACTGGAGGAGCATCTAGAGAAAATGAGTCAGCAAGAGCAAAGCAATAAGAGCCGCGTGATGGAGCTGGAAACTCGGCTCAGAGAG ATTGGGCTGGAGAATGAGGAACAAAAGCTGGAGATTAAACGTCAGGTGACAGAGCTGACTCTTTCACTGCAAGAACGTGAATCTCAGATCAGCAACCTGCAGGCAGCTCGCCGTGCTCTGGAGAGCCAACTGCAGCAGGCCAAGACTGAGCTGGAAGAGACCACTGCAGAGGCTGAGGAGGAGATCACTGTGCTCaga TCACACAGAGATGAGATACAACGTAAATTTGATGCCTTGAGAGACAGCTGTGCG GTGATCACAGACCTAGAAGAGCAGCTGACTGCACTGACTCAGGAGAATGCAGAGCTGAACCGCCAGAACTTCTACTTGTCCAAGCAGCTGGATGAGGCCTCTGATGAGAGAGAAGATCGACTGCACCTCAGCCAGGATGTGGATAGGCTTCGTCGGGAGGTGGCTGACCGTGAAATGCACCTTAACAACCAGAAACAG AACCTTGAGACACTGAAGACCACATGCACAATGCTGGAGGAACAAGTTCTGGAGCTGGAGACCCTAAATGATGAACTTTTGGAGAAGGAGAGACAGTGGGATGCCTGGAGGGCAACACTGGAGGACGAAAAGAACCTGGCAGAGAGGAGGACCAGGGAGATCCAGAGACTGCTGGACACTGAGAAACAGAACAG GCTTCGTGCAGAGCAGCGTAGCTCTGAGTCTCGCCAGGCGGTGGAACAGGCGGTTAAGGAGCACAAAGCTGAGATCCTGGCCCTGCAGCAGGCCCTAAAAGACCAGAAACTTAAAGCTGAGAGCCTTGCAGACACT TTGAATGACCTGGAGAAGAAGCATGCCATGTTGGAGATGAATGCCCGCAGTTTGCAGCAAAAACTGGAGAGTGAGAGGGACCTGAAGCAGAGACTGCTGGAAGAG CaagagaagctgcagcagcagatggatgCCCAGAAGACACATATATTCCGTCTGACCCAGGGGCTGCAGGACGCTTTGGACCAGACTGACCTTCTGAAAACTGAGAGGACTGATCTGGAATATCAGCTGGAGAACATCCAG CTCCACCTGCAGGCTGTATACTCTCATGAGAAGGTGAAAATGGAGGGGACCATCACCCAGCAGACCAAGCTCATAGATTTCCTCCAGGCCCAGGCCCATGGTGGCTCCAAGAAGAAAAAG GGTCTATTTGGACGCCGGCGTGAGGACCTGTTGGCTGCCATGGCTGCTCAGGCCCAGGCTCAGGGTCAGAGTCAGAGTCAAGGCCAGGTTTCCCCTGTGCCTCCCATCCAGCCAGTGCCTCTGCAGTACAGCGACATGAAGGCTGCTCTGGACAAGGAGCGTGCTCGTTGCTCTGAGTTGGAAGATGCTCTGCAGAAAATGAGAGCAGAGCTGCGGTCTCTGAGAGAAGAAG CTCTCCAGTATAAGGATCATGGAAGTTCTACAAATCCAGCCATAGCACGGCAGCAGATAATTATGTCTGCCATGGTGAAGTCTCCTGAACACCAGCAGGGCCCAACCAGCCTGGCACCCTCCAACTCTGGACGCAGGAAGGATACTCCAACACCTGAGG AGTACAGCCGTCGTCTGAAGGAcagtcagagagacagagagagggagagagagagggtggcGCACCACAACACCGCTCACCGCTTCACAGTGGGACTCAACATGAGAGCTGCCAAGTGTACTGTGTGCCTGGATACTGTGCACTTTGGTCGCCAAGCAGCTACCTGTCTCG AATGTCACGCTTTGTGCCACCCAAAATGCTCCCCCTGCCTTCCAGCCACATGCGGCATGTCCAGTGATTGCTCTCTGCATCTGTCGGAGGGCCTGTGTCGAGACAAAGGCAGCTCTCCGGGCCAACAGCTCAAAGAGGCCGGTGGACACATGCACCTGGAGGGCTGGATGAAGCAGCCCAG GAATGGGAAACGAGGCCAGGGCTGGGAGAGAAAATATGTAGTTCTGGATGGGACTAAAGTGTCCATCTATGAAATAGAGCCCAGAGAAG ACTCAGTGAAACCACTAGAGGAGTTTGACCTGTGTCTGTCAGATGGAGAAGTGATGGTTCATGGAGCAGTAGGAGCATCTGAGCTGCCGAACACTGCCAAGTCAG ATGTCCCTTACGTCCTGAAGCTGGAGTCCCGTTGTCACACCCCCTGCTGGCCTGGCCAGTCTATTTACTTCATGGCTCCCAGTTTCCCAGACAAACAGCGCTGGGTAGCTGTGATGGAGTCTGTGGTGGCTGGAGGTCGAGCCTCACGGGAGAAGGCAGAGGCTGACGCA AAGTTGCTGGGAAACTCTCTCCTGAAGCTGGAGGGAGACGATAGACTGGATATTAATTGCACTCTTCCTCTCACAGATCAG ATTGTTCTGGTGGGCTCTGAAGAGGGACTGTACGCACTCAATGTTATCAAGAACTCTCTGACTCACATCCCTGGCCTCGGGTCAGTCTTTCAGATCCACATCATTAAAGAGCAGGAGAAACTGTTGATGATTGTTG GGGATGAGAGAGCATTGTGTCTGGTGGAGATTAAGAGGGTGAAGCAGTCTCTGGCTCAGTCCCACATGCCCAGCCAGTCTGAACTGGCTCCCTACATCTTTGAGACAGTGAAAGGTTGCCATCTGTTTGCTGCTGGGAGA ATAGACAATGGGCCTTGTATATGTGCTGCAATGCCAAACAAAATAACCATTCTGCGCTACAATGACAATCTCAACAAATACTGCATTCGTAAG GAAATTGAAACTCTGGAGCCGTGCAGCTGCATCCATCTGACCAGCTACAGCATCATCATCGGCACCAACAAGTTCTATGAGATCGAAATGAAGCAGTTTGTGCTCGAGG AATTCTTGGACAAGAACGACGTGTCACTGGCCTCTGCAGTGTTTGCAGTCTCGTCTCACAGTTTCCCCATTGCAATCATGCAGGTTGCCAGCAGCATGCAGAAGGAGGAGTaccttctgtgttttcatg AGTTTGGAGTGTTTGTGGACACGTACGGGCGAAGAAGCCGCACTGAGGAAATCAAGTGGAGCCGTCTGCCTCTGTCTTTCG CCTACAGAGAGCCCTACCTGTTTGTGACCTACTTCAACTCCCTGGATGTGATTGAGGTTCAGGGACACGCTGCTCTGGG TCCTACAGTGCTGGCCCACCTAGACATTCCAAACCCTCGGTACTTGGGCCCAGCCATCTCCTCTGGGGCTATTTACTTGGCCTCCTCCTACCAGAACAAACTGCGGGTCATCTGCTGCAAGGGAAGTCTGATCAGAGAGTCCGGAGAGCTGCAGAGGACCGGCTCCAGCCGAGG TAGTCCCAGTAAGAGAGGGCCGCCCACCTACACTGAGCACATCTCCAAGCGTTTGACCTCCGGCCCCGGCAGTCATGACGGTCTGCATCGGGAGCCCAGCACCCCACATCGTTACCGGGAGGGCCGCACAGAGTTCAGAAGAGACAAGTCTCCTGCCCGGCCTCTGGACAGAGAGAAGTCACCTGGCAGGGTGCTGGACAGCCGCAGGGAGAGGTCTCCTGGGAGATTTGGGGACAGCACCCGACTCCATGCTGGGTCTGTCCGAACACAGCTCGCCCCCGTTAACAAG GTGTGGGATCAGTCGTCAGTGTGA